In the genome of Bradyrhizobium arachidis, one region contains:
- a CDS encoding DUF6894 family protein → MRFFFHIADKYGVCPDGIGQDCIDQDAAVRHARHLAVELARAGEFFRGSVVLVAGRPAPASCS, encoded by the coding sequence ATGCGCTTCTTCTTTCACATCGCCGACAAATACGGTGTCTGTCCCGATGGCATCGGACAGGACTGCATCGATCAGGATGCGGCCGTCCGGCATGCCAGGCATCTTGCCGTCGAACTCGCCAGGGCCGGCGAGTTCTTCCGCGGCAGCGTCGTGCTCGTTGCCGGGCGGCCAGCCCCAGCTTCCTGTTCGTGA